In Chryseobacterium lactis, a single genomic region encodes these proteins:
- a CDS encoding helix-turn-helix domain-containing protein codes for MSDQLETIQDYYKRIRQDQIKMFDSDDFETGKSHFNISMRKYCSFKSPYNRRDYYKISFIIGKGTIQYGSHELYIDRPALFFPSPSIPYSWECDGDFQEGYFCLFNQEFFYGNSEFNLFKKTSLFKEWSKPIVFLTEEQTQLATLYFEQMYKMNNSTYPFRCSSIKSHLASVFHLALENRVDDINPNELPANIRLYRLFDELLNKQFPLDSPAYPLALKTPADFAEHLSVHVNHLNSSVKSVTNLTTTQIIKERMFEESKNLLKYTNWDIAEIGYTLGFDQPSHFNNFFKKHADVSPLKFKNAL; via the coding sequence ATGAGTGATCAACTGGAAACGATACAGGATTATTATAAACGCATTCGTCAGGATCAGATTAAAATGTTTGATTCTGATGATTTTGAAACAGGAAAATCCCATTTCAACATTTCAATGCGGAAATATTGCAGCTTTAAGAGTCCTTACAATCGACGGGATTATTATAAAATCAGCTTTATCATAGGAAAAGGCACCATTCAGTATGGATCTCATGAACTGTACATTGACCGGCCGGCCTTATTTTTCCCCTCACCAAGTATTCCCTATTCATGGGAGTGTGACGGTGATTTTCAGGAAGGATATTTTTGTCTTTTCAATCAGGAGTTTTTTTATGGAAATTCTGAATTTAATTTGTTTAAAAAAACTTCCCTATTTAAAGAATGGAGTAAACCCATCGTTTTTTTAACGGAAGAACAAACCCAACTGGCAACCCTGTATTTTGAACAGATGTACAAAATGAATAATTCAACGTATCCCTTCCGTTGCAGCAGTATTAAAAGTCATCTTGCATCGGTGTTTCATCTCGCGCTGGAAAACCGCGTAGACGACATCAACCCCAACGAACTCCCTGCCAACATCCGTTTATATAGGCTATTTGACGAGCTTCTCAATAAGCAATTCCCTCTTGATTCACCGGCGTATCCTTTAGCTTTAAAAACTCCGGCTGATTTCGCAGAACACCTCAGTGTACATGTTAATCATTTGAATTCATCGGTAAAATCCGTTACGAATCTGACGACAACACAAATCATTAAAGAAAGAATGTTTGAAGAGTCTAAAAACCTACTGAAATATACCAACTGGGATATTGCTGAAATTGGATATACACTGGGATTTGATCAGCCTTCCCACTTCAATAACTTCTTTAAAAAACATGCTGATGTATCCCCTTTGAAATTTAAAAACGCCTTATAA
- a CDS encoding aminotransferase-like domain-containing protein produces the protein MKSYKYEVFTTVIEEQICKGILQAKDRLPSVREIKKRYQLSTSSVQSGFEYLMIKGLIESSPRSGYFVLEREDESIPETKTLLPAVMRDEVFINNIKLTSKRSSEPSSFNTAIPGDLLMPQKLILRTMQEVIREKGASLLRYYPSNGLEPLRKLIAKQMRMNGCAFNPDELIITDGALQALTIALQSVTKAGDVVAVESPCVFSVLEVLVNLNLRVVEIPVHYRSGFDLEYFREVCAENGIRALVVTPNFHNPTGIVMSDEVKKELLKIAGMYQLCIIENDMYSDLYFNEKRPRCIKSFDKKGLVITYSSFSKTLAPGIRLGWLHAGNFYSKAEKSKFILGRSVSPIYQELILKLLEGNSYERHLRSFRKKLNQQAFQLLDHLRKCFPEGAYFHRPQGGYSIWGQLPENIDMKEFYEYCENRGVLFTPGDTFSFTNRYNHHFRIVFAERITPESLRLLEKAGRKAYELLL, from the coding sequence ATGAAATCATATAAATACGAAGTCTTTACGACGGTTATTGAAGAGCAAATCTGTAAAGGTATTTTACAGGCTAAAGATCGATTGCCATCAGTGAGAGAAATTAAAAAAAGATACCAGCTGAGCACAAGCTCTGTGCAGAGCGGTTTTGAATATCTGATGATTAAGGGATTGATTGAAAGCAGCCCGCGTTCCGGTTATTTTGTACTTGAAAGAGAAGACGAGAGTATTCCTGAGACGAAGACTCTACTTCCGGCCGTAATGAGAGATGAGGTATTTATAAACAATATTAAGCTGACTTCCAAAAGATCTTCGGAACCCAGTTCTTTTAATACAGCAATACCAGGTGACTTACTGATGCCTCAAAAGCTGATACTCCGGACTATGCAGGAGGTTATTCGTGAGAAAGGAGCTTCGCTTCTCCGGTATTATCCTTCTAATGGCCTGGAACCATTGAGAAAGCTTATTGCAAAACAGATGAGAATGAATGGTTGTGCTTTCAATCCTGATGAGCTGATTATTACAGATGGTGCTTTGCAGGCATTGACCATTGCATTGCAGTCTGTAACGAAAGCAGGAGATGTGGTCGCTGTAGAAAGCCCATGTGTATTTTCAGTGTTGGAAGTTCTTGTCAATCTGAATCTCAGAGTAGTTGAAATTCCTGTGCATTACCGAAGTGGTTTTGATCTTGAATATTTTCGTGAAGTATGTGCTGAAAATGGTATCCGGGCACTTGTGGTTACTCCAAATTTTCATAATCCTACCGGCATTGTGATGAGCGATGAAGTCAAAAAAGAATTATTGAAGATTGCCGGGATGTATCAATTGTGTATTATCGAGAATGATATGTATTCTGATCTTTATTTTAATGAGAAAAGACCGCGTTGTATCAAAAGTTTTGATAAAAAAGGATTGGTGATCACCTACTCGTCATTTTCGAAGACACTAGCACCTGGTATTCGTTTAGGATGGTTGCATGCAGGTAATTTTTATTCCAAGGCGGAAAAGTCGAAATTTATTTTAGGGCGATCCGTTTCACCCATCTACCAGGAACTTATCCTTAAGCTGTTAGAAGGAAACAGTTATGAAAGACATCTTCGTTCCTTCCGGAAAAAATTGAATCAACAGGCCTTTCAACTTTTAGATCACTTAAGGAAATGCTTCCCGGAAGGGGCTTATTTTCATAGGCCGCAAGGTGGATACAGCATCTGGGGACAACTTCCGGAAAATATCGATATGAAAGAATTTTATGAGTATTGCGAAAATAGGGGAGTTCTATTTACTCCGGGAGATACATTTTCATTCACAAACCGATATAATCATCATTTCCGGATTGTTTTTGCTGAAAGAATTACTCCTGAAAGTTTACGCTTATTGGAAAAAGCCGGAAGAAAAGCTTATGAACTTCTGCTTTAA